The Ochrobactrum sp. BTU1 DNA segment TTACTCTGTTCAGTCAACTCTCCCCATTGAAAAACGACGAGAAGCTTTCCATCAATTTCAATTATTTGTCGCGGTTTATGTCGAAACTTCATGGCAACTTCACAGGGTTGTTGAACGCTGTATCGGGGAATCTCGTTAAAAGTTCAAACTGGGTCCCGCCACCACTCCCGCCAAAATTTCCCGAATTAACTGTTCCTGTCCGAATTATCGTGCCCTCAGGGGGCGTCTCAACTGTTATATGTAAGGGTATAAGTGGAAGATCAAATTTATCGGCTATTTGCTGTGGTGAAAGCCCCTTATTATAATCCAACGTCATTATCCATTGCCCACCTTGGTCCGTCTTGCCTTCCGTGTATACTCGTACGTACGTACTCTTGCCATCAGCATAATCGTCGATCATCTTGGCCGCTTTGGCGGCTGCGTCGTCGTAAAGTTGTTGCGCCTTCAGTTGCTCACTGAGAAGTTTCTGAAGATCAGGTATTCCGGGGAGCGACGTATTGGTATCGGTTGTGTCGCGCCGCAGATCATCAACGTTCTGCTGCTGACTGTCCAGATTGTTATTGATGATCTCGCCCGGAGAGACTGCTGAAAGCGCCTTTCCGGTTTCGCTTTCACCTTTCGCGGTTATGCCCCCAAAAAGCTCCTCGTGCATATGCTCGTAATTGGTCTTGTCCTGAGCTGCGAGAAGATTGACATCACGCTCCGCGGTAATGGCAACATCATTTTCGGCTTCAACAAGTGCGGCTTGAAGGTTCGCATCGCGGCCCGCATTGATGATGACGTTGTCGCCAGCTTGTAGACTGGAGACAGCATTGGTCTCAGCACCTTGCTTCGTTTGGTCTTTCGACGAACCAAATCCGATACCGATGGAAGCGCTGCCTTCGCTGGACTTCACCTGAACGCCAAAGCCTGAACGCTTTTCCTTGTCTTCGGACGCACAGCTTTCCGCGCCAGGAAGGATATTGACGTCACGAGCCGCATCGAGCGCGATTTCGTTTCCGGCTTCAACTCTCTAGCCTACAATATTAACATCTGTCTCGCGGGCTTTGATCGAAACATCATTCCCAGCCGAAAGCTCAGAGCCGACATTGGCGACGATGTTCTCGCTGCTGCTTTTCTCTTCCTTGCCTCAGATCGAGTAGAAGCCGTGGATGAGGTGTTTCCATTCGAGCTGACGCAGTGCAACACCTGACCAGTATAAACTTCAATTGAAACTGCAAAGAAAAAACTATCCTTTTCCCGTGTTAGAATCGAAGCTGAAAATCGGACAGGCTCCATCTTTTTTTCCAACCAAACTGATTTCCTTCGCGCCTTCAACACCATCTACGTGCAAAAGAACCTTCATTTCTTTGTTTTCGAAACTCTCTAGTTCCCTAATTAGCTGCTGCACTGATTTACCCCTCGAAGACCATTCTTTTGCTTTTTCTATCATCTCAGTCTCCTCAGGATCGCACATTGTGTCCGGCAAACTGATCGCGCGCCATCGCAATACATCACTCTGTCGCGCATCTGAAGGCTATCATTGGTCAGTTCCTAACCTCATCATTCTTACACTTATCCTCATCGATTCTGGAATGATCACTTGTTTATCTACTAAAATGCACCACAACAACTCCCATGCAACTCCGTACTCTTGATGGTTTATATATTCTTGTACATCTTTATGGTCTTTATCATCGATGTATTCACTCACTTTATTAAGAGATTCAATCAAAAGACTTTCAATCTTCTGAAAATTTTCGGAATTTTTTGAAGTCATAACTACGGATTCCTAGGTACATTTGTAGGAAATGCGGTCACAACACCACCCCCCTTTGAGGCTGGTTCTATGACGACCCTGATTTTAACATTATCAACTACAGCTTCTTTCACGATACGCTGATTATATTGTGTTGTCCCGATGATATTGGGATTCTTCGCGATCGCATCCACTTCATCCAGTATTCGTTGTGATGTCCAGCTCTTGGGAAAGGGGCTTTTACCTGGACCACCAGGCCACAAATACCCACCCCTGTACCATTACCATGCAGGATATGTGTGGCGCGGGCGGATGAGATCAGGCCTTTCCCGGCGATTCCAGAACTATTATCGGCTCCCCCATCGCAGCGGCTGCCATAATACCCATGGCATCAAGACCCTCATCATAGAGCTCATCAATCTTCTCAGAAAATGATAGAGATGGATTATTCCAGGTAGCGCTCAATTCTGCAGACTTGGCTAGGCTACTTCGATTAGAGACTGATTTGATGCATAGAGTAATGCTCCATTGCGCTTGCAATTTTCACCAGTATTATCTGATTACGCGACATAGGAAACCAGTGAAGCCAGAACGCCGCTGGCAAAGTTAGAACCATAGAAAGTGGACGAAAGACCAGATTGGATTACGCCGTCTTGAATGGTCTCCAGGACCCGGTCAAGGTCAGGTTGCCACTGTTAAAACCCTGGATCAGGTTTCGAGTAACCTGCCTGGTATCAAAGCCCAGAGTGCCGAGTTCGATAACCAGTGGTAAGCCCGGCCGAAAAGCCAAAAAAGGCTGCTGCCGAAGGTAAATATAGAATTACCCTTGTACACAGTTATCCATACCGAGATCCCTGCACATCCAACCAAGCTTTGTAGTCGAAATACCTGGCATCATAGCAAGTTTCCAAGCTTCTAAATATTCTGGATTTGGCGAGAAAATCTTACCATCTTCTTTGATACTATTCTCCACATTTCCAAATCGGATAATAAATTCTAGATGATGGACAACCATTGTCCGAAGTATGTTCGAATTTGTGTCCATTTTATTAAAATAATCTATGTCCGCATACTCATTCTCTCCACGCATCATCGCTAGGAGATCGTTTGCGTGCCCATTTATTATGAGCCAGTCAATCATTTCGGCTGGTGTACATGGCATGTTAATATCCAAACTTAAACTGAGGGAGCGCACCATGCGATATTTCGACAGTTTTGAAACCCATTAATTGCATTGATTTACCCAAAGGTGTTCCCCAAGCTGCTTCCGTAGCAGTTCTTCCTGAAGAAATTAGGTCGTTATAAGCTTGGAGATTTGATTTACCAAAGCTGCCTGACACCGTCTTTACGTTGTTAACACCTGCGAGCTCAATTGCGTTAGAAATGAGTTCCGTTCCGATTTGTTGCCCCCTCACATCCGTTGTATAGAATTTAATAAGTAAGTCACCGTTTGTAAATTGTGCGGTCAATTCAGCGCGTTGATATGGCTTAGGATGGCCGAAAATAGTTAAATCTACTTGTTCTAATCCTGGATAAGATTTTATCTCATTTGCATATTCTGTATCTGTAGATTTAAACGGTTTGAAACCTCCAGTGGCTGCAGCTTCGTCCCCTTTGAGAGCTTCTTTGGCCGCACCAATTCCTTTGAGTTTAGCAAAAACTCCGATGATCTGCGCGAGTGCCCACGGGTCACCATCGCTTGCGGACTGCAGGATACTGGGAATCGCTGTCACGCCTGTAAAATCTTGGGTGATTGCCCGAATTGCCCAGTAGATTGCATTCTGATCTTCTCGGGGAAGGTTCTCGTAACCATCGGGCGCTAGAGCGTGTCCGCTTTACTCGGGGTCATATCCGCACGATTTGAAGTAGTTGGCGCATTCTTGTGGTTCGAACAGCGTGACGATTTGGCCAACGGTATTCCATAAGCCGTCGATCGTTCGCTCGGCTTTTGCGCGCAAGACGGCCTTGAGCTTAGCGAATGCCTTCTCGATGGGGTTGAAGTCTGGACTGTATGGAGGAAGGTAAAGCAACCGGCATCCGGCGTCTTCGATTGCGTGACGTACTCCTTCCGCTTTGTGTGCAGGCAGATTATCCATGATGACGATGTCGCCCGGCACCAAGGTTGGAATGAGAACCTGCTGGACATAGGCCTGGAATGCGACGCCGTTCATCGCACCGTCGAGGACCATGGGCGCGGTCATGCCAGATAGCCTGAGGGCTCCGGTAAACGTCGTCGTCTTCCAATGGCCGTGCGGGACCGATGAGCGGCATCTATCTCCGCAAGGGGCCCGTCCACGAAGCCGAGACATCTTCGTGCTCAGGCCGGGGTGAGTAGGCCGGAGGAGTTTCACCAGCCGGCCTCTCGCAGAACGGTGCGTGAACCTCTCGATTCACACCGCTCCCATCAGGTAAACGTGTTCGTTCCGAACGCCTTCCAATGTACGAACAGCCCCGGATTTTCCCGCGCCAACTTTCGCAAGAAGAGGCTGGCACGGGTTTTATGGGACTGAAAGCGCTTGAACTTTCGCCTGATCCAGGCCCTGAGTTTCTGATTGACGTAATCAGCCAGAGTGGACAGGGCCGAGCGGCTGTACCGTCCATAATAGGCAATCCATCCCCGGAGGAGTGGATTGATCTGTCGGGCGATTTCAGCCAGCGTCCCCGGCGTCTGCCGCGGGATGTTCAAGCTTTTGATCGTCGCTCGCATCGACTTCAGTGCCGTTGGGCTGACCGCAGGCGTGTAGCCACAGAAGAACTCGTCCCGCTGTGTATTCGCCACCCGTCGCGGCCGGAACTGATATCCAAGAAAGTCGAATGCGACATTCGGATAGGTTCCCCGGCGCCGTTGATCCTTGCAGTAAACGATCTTGGTCTTTGTCGGATGCATCTGCAGTCCGCACGCCGCCAGCTGAGAACCCAGCTCCACCTTGAGAGCTTTGGCTTGTTGCTCGTTCTGGCAGTGAACAAGACCATCGTCGGCATATCGACACCATGGTAGGTTGGGATGCGTCCGCGTCATCCACACATCGAATGCATAGTGCATGAAGAGATTTGCGAGGCAGGGACTGACGACACCGCCTTGCGGGGTGCCGCACGTTCGCGCAACGATCTCGCCATCCTTCTCCATCGGCGCTGCCAGCCATCTTCCGATGTAGAGCAGAGCCCACTTGCATGTGACGTGCTTCCTGACCGCCTTCAGCAAAAGATCGTGTGGAAGATTGTCGAACAGTCCTTTGATGTCGAATTCCAAAACCCAGTCATACTTCCAGCACCGCTGGCGAGTCACGCCGACGGCATCCAGGGCCGACTTCCCCGGCCTGTACCCATATGAGTCTGGAAGAAAGACGGAGTCCAAATCCGGCTCAATCATCTGTTTGACCACCATCTGCGCGATCCGGTCGCTGACCGTGGGCACACCCAAAACCCTCTCGCCTCCAGCCTTCTTTGGAATGGAGACGGCACGCACCGGTGGCGGAAAGTAGGCTCCGGACGACATCCGATTCCAGATCTTGTAGAGATTTCTCGCAAGGTCTTTCTCGAACATTTCCAAAGTCTCGCCGTCTACCCCGGCTGCGCCATGGTTGGCTTTGACCACTTTATAAGCTTCGTACACTTGCCGTTTCTCAATTCGAAACGGCTTGTCTGTCGTACTTTCCAAAGTCATCCTGTTTCCAGTTGTTTCAAACAATACGACCACCTGATCCGACCCCTTTGCTCCGACCCCATTACAGGGCCCTCGACGCTCTTACGGGTCGGTCCGCCCCAGTCTCCCGCATCGGTACTCTAGCCTTGCGGTTTGCGCCGCTTGAGCTTCTCCCTTGGCATCAGGAGCCTGGTTCCTGCAGTTCCGCGTGAAAGCCTATGTCCAAATCACGCCCCCTCTACGCCGGTCGCCGCCCGCCCGGTCATCAGGCATCTGGCGGACTTGTCCCAGGATGACGAAACGGTCCTGGTTTGGACGACACTTAGGTTCATAACGACGCGTCCTCGGAGGGTTCACTCTCGTTCGTCTTTTGAACATGCACCTGCTCGGATCTCGTCCGAACGTTTCATCCGACGCTCACCACCACGGCTCTTTACCGTAGCAGCTCGGACTGGTTTGAGACCTGCTCCTGAAAGCCGATCCCGGAGGGCCGTCCCCCATCATTCACGCAGCTTTACGCCACGGTCTTAGTTCATGTTGAACTCCTTCCGCTGCTCTGCAGCACACTTTCATCGATGAAGACAAGCCGCGCCGGATCGAGATTGAGTTGGTCGTCGAACCAATCCTGACGACGTTTCAGCAGGTCAGGACGCTCCTGCTCCAGTGCATGCGCGGTCTTTATGGAATGGCCCGCCCCTTTCGCCAGCGTCTGTTAAGATGCTGTCGTGTGCGAAGAAGAAAGGAACGAGCCAATGACTATTGTGATCCTTGGAGTTGATCTGGGCAAGACATCTTGTAGCGTCGTGGGTGTTGATGCAACTGGCTCAGTAGTTGCTCGCAGGACGATGCGTCGTCAGACGCTAATTAATTACGTAACGAAACTTCCGACTTGCGTTGTAGCGATGGAAGCGTGTTGTGGAGCTCATCATCTTGGTCGGCTGTTTGCGGCACAAGGCCACGAGGTTCGGCTGATGTCGCCAGAATATGTTCGCCCGTACATCAAGGCCCAGAAAAACGATGATCGGGACGCTGAGGGGATTGCCGAAGCTGCATCTCGACCGACCATGCGTTTTATCGATCTTAAGAGCCAGGAGCAACTGGATATCCAGACACGGCATCGGGTGCGTAGTCGCCTTGTGGCAGAGCGAAGGAATCTGATCAATCAGCTTCGCGCAATTCTGTTGGAACGTGGGATCATCTTCCCGGTCGGACGGAAAAAGCTCGAGATCGGCATGGATGCTCTGCTCGCAGAGAGCAACGAAATATTATCTCCACGTATGCGTCAGCTGGTTGGCGATTTGCGTGTGGAATGGAAGGGCCTCGATACGAAGATCGAAGCCTTGAATACTGAATTTATCCAACTGGCACGCAATGATGCGGCCATGCGTAGACTGACGTCTATCCCCGGCATAGGTGTGCTCAATGCTACGGCCCTGGTGGCTGCAGTGGGAGATGAAAGCAGCTTCAAGAAAGCGCGCGATCTGGGTGCCTGGCTCGGACTGGTCCCTAAACAGCCCAGCACCGGCGGCAAACCCCGGCTGCTTGGAATATCAAAACGTGGCAACACTTATTTACGCACTCTGCTCATTCATGGAGCTCGCGCAGCGTTACCGTCACTTTCGACAACCGACACGCCTCTGGGGGAATGGCTGAAGGCCATGATCGAGCGCGGCGTACACCGTAACGCCGTGGTTGTAGCGTTAGCAAATAAGTTGGCGCGGATAGCATGGGCTGCATTGCGCAAGGAAACTGGCTTTGAACGCAGCTACCCAGTGGCTGTGTAATAGGATCGGCTACATACAAGGAACGCGTAGCCAACGAAGTTTGCAGGAAGGATCGTGAAGATGGCCTGACAGTCGAACGGCGTTTGGAAAGCCCGGGCAAAAAAATGGCACCTGTTGCCGAAGTCTTTATTGGGGCTCTAAGCGTGCGGATGTCCATCTTGGCCATGAGCTTGCTCATGAGACCGTATACGTTGACGCAGACTGATCAGAACACCGTAAAATCCTCTTGCAACGGGGCGGGCCATACGTTTTTTGAAAGTCCAGCCGCGCTTTCGCAGCCAGACGTCAAGCGCGCTGCGGCCGATCGATACGGCTCTGTCCTCGCGCAATCGCAGAACCATCTCGTTGAGCGTTATATCCTTTTTCTCTTCGATTATGCGGATGATGAAGTCCTCGTGAGCATCGAGGCGTGAACCACTGCGTCGGCCCTGCTTGGCAGGCGTCAACTGGCCGGCCCGTGCGCTGGCAATCCAGGCGATGGCCGTTGAAATCCCAATTCCAAATCTGGCTGCCGCCGATCTCGCCGACATGCCATCGCGTGACGCAGCCAGAACGCGGCTACGCAAATCATCACTGAAAGCTCGGGTAATATTGCCTCCGACCAAATCACCAGTCGAAGCGATAGAATCAGAATTCGACAGCCAGGGGAATCCTCAAACGCGATTCCGCGTTCAATGGACGTGCTCTAGAATTTTCAGCATCTGCCCCATTACGTCTGGATTGCGAACTACTTTGTTCCAATCCTCATAGTTCATAAAAGTAGCAACACCACTGTAACTCGATAAGGCAACAACAGCATTCTTGAGTACTGTTTCGCAATCTGCCCCTGCATAACCACCCGACCGGCAAGCCACATATTCTTTTTGTTGTTTGTCGTCTTTTTCATCAAGTTGCACGGCGCAGCGCGTTGCCAACAGGGCTCCCACGTTCATTCATTTCATAGACAAGCCAGGTCTTTGCTTTGCCTGCCTCTGGCGTTCGGTACCATTTCTGCATAAAAGGTTTGATGCGGGAACGATATTTGCGCGCCAGCCAGTGCGCCATTTTCCAGAACACGACTGTGTCGATGTGCCGGAAAGTACGCGCTGTGAAGTCCGTGAACTTGTAGAATGCCGCCCATCCCGCCAATTGACGGTTCAGCCGACTTACCATGCCGACTTTGCTAATATCATGATTGCCAGAAAGGGTTTCGGACAGTTTGCGAGCAAACGCCACAGCCTTTTCTCTGGGTATTGTAACGACGCACATGCGTCCATTCGACCCGCGCTTACGAATAATCCGATGCCCCAGAAAGACAAACCCGTCATTGACGTGGGTGATATGGCTCTTATCCATATTCAGCGTCAGCTTAAGTTTGTCTTCCAGAAAAGCACGACATTCTTCACGGATTTCCTCCGCCTGAGCCTTCGTCCCTTTGACGATGACCACAAAGTCATCGGCATAGCGAGAGTAGGCAACTGCAGGCTTCCATTGCCGATTCTCACGAACTGCAATCGGACTTCCTTGTTTGATGCGAAAGTTCCATGCCCAGCGATCCTTCCGGACTTTCTTGTTCAGGTATTTCGCCTCAAGCCACATATCAAACTCATGGAGCATGATGTTGGACAGGAGCGGTGATAGAACGCCGCCTTGCGGAACATGTTCGCTTGAAGCCGTAAACAGGCCACGATCAATGTGACCTGCCTTCAGCAACCGCCAGAGAAGATCAACAAACCGTCCGTCCTGTACCCGACGCCGCACACATTGAAGAAGCAGTCGATGATGAACCGTGTCAAAGTAACTTGCCAGATCACCTTCGATGATCCAGCGCCCCTTCGTTCCATCTCCATCCTGTAGCTGTATCCTCACTGTGCGGACGGCATGATGCACGCTGCGTTCCGGCCGGAAACCATAGTATAAACGATGGAAGTCGCTCTCCCAGATCGGCTCCATGGCCATCAGCATGGCGCGTTGGACAATGCGATCCGTCAGGGTCGGAATACCCAGTGGTCGTAGCTTGCCGTTCGATTTCGGGATATAGATGCGCTTCACCGGCTGGGGGGCGATAGCTCTCCTTCAGCAGACTTGCACGCAGGGCGTCCAGATGCTGATCCAGACGGGCCTGCATCCGTTGCTTATCTATTCCGTCTATGCCCGGTGTTCGTGCGCCACTTGACGCCAGAACAATACGGGCGGCCTCGGCGAGCCACTCCCGATCGGCAATGAGTCGAAGAAGACGATCAAACCTTCGGTTTGGATCCCTCTCGGCCCATGTTGCCAGCTTGTGCTGCATTTCACTGATTATCATAGGTCTTCACCTCGTTGGGTCAGGTAATTTGCACCTCAAGCAGTTTGAACTGTTCCCCTTCGCCATGTGACAGGCTTTCCCTGCCGCGGACTACTACGAGAACTCCGCCAGCATGATGGACATCTGGGTCAACTCCCTTGTGATGCAAACATCGTTGTCATTCCATCATGCCTTCCCTCGTTCATATGCTGGACGTCTACGTATTGGTGAGGCTGCCGGTCGCAGTCTTTTGCCTTGCTTTCTGCAAGTCGATGCCGATGCCATGGTCTGGCTGCATTCTCTCCATGGTCCCCAATAAGCGCCTTACGTATGCGCTATTGTTCGGATACGTGCCGACTTACATTTCCGGCACCATCTTCGGCATTCCGCCTGTTAAGTCGTGTAGGCGGAGGCGACGATTCAGCCCTCAGACACGGATGAACCGGTTCGTGTTCCTCAACCTTCCAATACTTCAGCCTCGTGAACCATCTTGGCGTAACGACTTCGCCGCAATCCCCTTTACCTGCGGGCTACGTCACCCTGTCAGTTGACAACAGGTCACCGCCGCATGGGCTCATGTCCCCTCACAGCAGGAGACAAGGCACTTCTTCAAATCCTCCTTTCTCTCGTGCATTCCAGTCATACGCATCCCTCCTAAACAGAGGGCGAGGCGCACCATAGGTTTCATCAACGCGCCAACTTGTTGACTGTGGTCGGCGCCAATGCCAGCGCAGCCGTTTTTCAATCTCCGGCGCGTATTTCTGGACCCAGCGATAAATCGTGGAATGATCGACGGGCACACCGCGCTCACCCATCATCTGTTCAAGATCGCGGTAGCTGATCCCAAAGCGGCAATACCACCGCACCGCCCATAAAATCACGTCACCCTGAAAATGGCGCCACTTGAAATCGCTCATCAAAAGTCTCGCTGAAAATTGTCTGCACTCTTTCGGACATCAGCAAATTTTTTGCAAAAGAGCCGCCAAACTTAAACAAGTTGCTAGATTATGGGGGCTCTACAGCGATCCAGTGACGTACTGCGTTTCAAGCATAAGGCCGCTACCGATAGCATTTCGGTTGGTATTAAACTCGTTCACATGATGCTCAAGCGAAAAGGTTTCATCTTCGCTTAAACCACACTTCACAGCGATCACTGTATAAACTTGTCCCCGGTTAAAGCGCGCTCCGCACCAACCGCATTTTGCAACAGATCTGTATTTAATTGCCTTGCAACCAAACTTCGTTTGCCCAAGCTGATAAATTCGGCCAAGCTTCACTCGACGGACCATCATGGCTCCAGAAACGAACAGAATCGTCGGGTGCAATGCAATAATAGTCTCCATTGTCCTCACAAATCGGTAACCAGTCAGCTGGCAAGCCTATCGATCGGGCTTGTTGGATTGTCGTATATAGCTCTCCATACACGCCACCCATTTCTTCGTTTAATGTGAGTGGCGAGAGATAACCGACAAATGCATTGCTAACATTCTTTAGAAACTCCTTGTAGTCTGGGGAAAAACCAATCCCGGTAGCAATCTCATATCTGTGAATGAGAGCATCATCTGGCAGCGGAAGCGATCTCTTCGTAGGATCATCGAGTCTATTAACCTCTTCAATAATGTTTGAAATGTCTTCTGCCATACCGGCCTCCTAGAAATCATTTACTCTGTTTATCCAATATTCGCGCCGCCATTTCGCAAATTCAGCACGATTTATACCAGATGGGATGTCCTGTGTATTGACATGTATTGTACCAGAATTCTTCTGGTGAAAAGTTTGTGTCAGTTCGGCAATCGGTCCCGATTGAGACTGAGTCATATGATGCAAATTAACCGGGTTCCCGTCTGGCCCGATAGGTGCTCGGCCAGACTGCATCAATTCGAGATTTGTCTTTCCTGTTTTAGGATCAACATATTTCGGATCTATTAGGTCATTACGCTGGTAGACCTTATTTCCGTTTATTACTATTGGATCACTCGACCAATACTGCCTGTTCTGCTGAAAATAGTTTTCCACGTCAGCCGCGGTAGCTTTTGACGTTGCCGGTGCCGTTTCATTAAGATTTATTTCATCCTGCTTTATCGTTCCTCTCGGCCTCGAGCCAGCAAGAGCCCCGTAGGCTGCTTCTACTAGGGACTGATTTGACGCATAGAGTAATCCTCCAGTGCGCTTACAATTGTCGCCAGGGTTAGCTTCGCAGAATGCGGCGGTGAAATACGCGTACGCAATATCACGGGTTAAGTCTGTTTGTCCTGTAACGATATCTATTTGCTGAAAAGTGAGCGCACTTTCAGCAGCTTCTCGAGAGAGTTTTAACAATTGCTGATAATCGTCTGCTAGTGTTGCAGACGAATCTGCAAGACTGGCAACAATTGCATCCACACACTCTTTTGTTTTGCATGCAATTAGTTCATTTTCCTGACTGACATTCAGCTCATGATAAGCCCTAGCTACAGTTTGAAGACAGTTTTGGTCACCGTTACACGCTTTGAGCTCTTCAATCTCCTTGGCGCGTTGTTCGTGTGTTAGATAATTGTATTGAAAGGCATTCCCAGCATACGCAGCACCAGTTCCGCCCGTAACCGCACCCAAACCTTGTAGGATGGACCCTGTGATGGAGTTGGTCATGAAGTCCGCAGCTGAACCACTCAACCCCGCTTCCTTGACGAACTCAGCCACCAGCTCCTTGATCTTCGGCGCAAGATAGGCTGA contains these protein-coding regions:
- a CDS encoding hemagglutinin repeat-containing protein, with product MALDAARDVNILPGAESCASEDKEKRSGFGVQVKSSEGSASIGIGFGSSKDQTKQGAETNAVSSLQAGDNVIINAGRDANLQAALVEAENDVAITAERDVNLLAAQDKTNYEHMHEELFGGITAKGESETGKALSAVSPGEIINNNLDSQQQNVDDLRRDTTDTNTSLPGIPDLQKLLSEQLKAQQLYDDAAAKAAKMIDDYADGKSTYVRVYTEGKTDQGGQWIMTLDYNKGLSPQQIADKFDLPLIPLHITVETPPEGTIIRTGTVNSGNFGGSGGGTQFELLTRFPDTAFNNPVKLP
- a CDS encoding EndoU domain-containing protein, yielding MWPGGPGKSPFPKSWTSQRILDEVDAIAKNPNIIGTTQYNQRIVKEAVVDNVKIRVVIEPASKGGGVVTAFPTNVPRNP
- the ltrA gene encoding group II intron reverse transcriptase/maturase, giving the protein MTLESTTDKPFRIEKRQVYEAYKVVKANHGAAGVDGETLEMFEKDLARNLYKIWNRMSSGAYFPPPVRAVSIPKKAGGERVLGVPTVSDRIAQMVVKQMIEPDLDSVFLPDSYGYRPGKSALDAVGVTRQRCWKYDWVLEFDIKGLFDNLPHDLLLKAVRKHVTCKWALLYIGRWLAAPMEKDGEIVARTCGTPQGGVVSPCLANLFMHYAFDVWMTRTHPNLPWCRYADDGLVHCQNEQQAKALKVELGSQLAACGLQMHPTKTKIVYCKDQRRRGTYPNVAFDFLGYQFRPRRVANTQRDEFFCGYTPAVSPTALKSMRATIKSLNIPRQTPGTLAEIARQINPLLRGWIAYYGRYSRSALSTLADYVNQKLRAWIRRKFKRFQSHKTRASLFLRKLARENPGLFVHWKAFGTNTFT
- a CDS encoding IS110 family transposase yields the protein MTIVILGVDLGKTSCSVVGVDATGSVVARRTMRRQTLINYVTKLPTCVVAMEACCGAHHLGRLFAAQGHEVRLMSPEYVRPYIKAQKNDDRDAEGIAEAASRPTMRFIDLKSQEQLDIQTRHRVRSRLVAERRNLINQLRAILLERGIIFPVGRKKLEIGMDALLAESNEILSPRMRQLVGDLRVEWKGLDTKIEALNTEFIQLARNDAAMRRLTSIPGIGVLNATALVAAVGDESSFKKARDLGAWLGLVPKQPSTGGKPRLLGISKRGNTYLRTLLIHGARAALPSLSTTDTPLGEWLKAMIERGVHRNAVVVALANKLARIAWAALRKETGFERSYPVAV
- a CDS encoding SMI1/KNR4 family protein, with translation MAEDISNIIEEVNRLDDPTKRSLPLPDDALIHRYEIATGIGFSPDYKEFLKNVSNAFVGYLSPLTLNEEMGGVYGELYTTIQQARSIGLPADWLPICEDNGDYYCIAPDDSVRFWSHDGPSSEAWPNLSAWANEVWLQGN